The sequence TAGAAAAGGCTCAAAAATCAATAACTAATTTTCCAACAATTATAATTGGaaatataatttcaattttttttccaattattATGAAAAAGTCCACGATTTCTCAAAACATATAACAACAGggtccaaatttttttatatatataacaattatCCACCGATCTGGGTTGGttgattcatgatttttattaattttttccccaaaaatagttacaaaagttttaaaaattgttgGCAGAATATGCCCATCGGTCCATCGTTAATTAAAAAATGTGAATCCACCAACCAGGTCGAcgaattatcaaaaaaaaaaaaaaagtgggtcGGTTTAATTTTAcacaaatttatttcattttttttattttcgagtttaaaaatatataatctgaaTTGTTTTACTAAAGCTCGATTTGATTTTTACTAAAATGGTCCAGCTtggaaaattatttaaactaatAATCAaagtaaatttaaatatattatctttttagttaattttatttgtaaaatttatatatatatgtatatatatattctaaataaattaaaacaataatactCAACTAAAAACTGACAAGAATTACAATTATTTACTCGATATCATTTTATACAATATATAATCTGAAGAAAATTATCAATCTAATTAAACTTCGGATTTATTGTATGTTcagttttgacatatataatttgaaacCGAATCATATGAACTTTGGTTTCAACATTTGtatccaaaataaaaaattgtttttggtTCAGCTCAGTTACTTATTTTTTCTGTTTGGGTTCCGGTTTTTTGATTTAAAGTAAAGTTTGAACACTTCTAAATAAATAAGCTTATTTTGCATGTAGTATTATGATTTTGTTAGAGCTGTCAATGATTTATCAAATtgattttctttcaaataatgTAAAACACCAGATATATTATATGGAAAGATAGCAATACTTATTTGTCTCAAAACTTGATTAATAGTATTACACATTAATATAAAGAAATACCTcctccaaattttaatttttaagtaaATGAAATGAAAGAATCTCTTAGATTTGGAATGGTCGACAAAAAAGTAGTCAGAAACTTTAATTGAAAATTGTTTTGTTTGATGAAAAAGTCGTCCTTTTTGGAGCTAGGGGTGAATGAATGACCCATCACTTACCAAACCTATTTacccaaataataataataataataataataataataataataagtagagggaaaaaatgtaattatattGGCCAACATATGCATGCGTAAGgcgtttattatttttataattaaatttttttcataaaattaaaatgtaaataattgataatataATTATCTAGAATAAATAAATGAGATAAAAGTGAAGgatgattttaaataaattatgaataacATTGAGATTAATgaaagaaaatatcattttataaaatatattatgttagaTTCGTTGATAAAAAGACAATAATATGTGATGATATTTAGCCGTAAGAATTTTTCTGCTGTATAATATCGTATCTCccattaaatttgattaaataaaatcgataaagaaaataaataattaattaatagaaatAAGGTATCCATTTAactaaatataatataacaatggTAACACAAGATGTATCATATCATGTAGCATAAgacatcattaaaataaaaatcaaaagatatatTAGGGTAGGTTTGGCTTTGAGGGTTGACAAGAACTTGTGTGAGaagatctcacgggtcgtattttgtgagacgaatctcttctttaggtcattcatgaaaaaatattattttttattgtgaatatcagtagggttgacccgtctcacagataaagtttcgtgagaccgtctcacaagagacctattcttgAAGGTTTGAAGCCATGTATTTCAAAATCGATCTTattgtttgaaatatttatgttgAGTGAATTTCATATCTtcttatttgttgatttatattgtATCTAATTGCGAGAAAGTATTCGAACGAAAGATTTGAAATGATTCTATATTAACATAAATTTGTGAGCGTCATCTAAATATATTCTTCAAATCCCTCCCAACTTAAATTCATccatataaatcaaatctttaaATCCAATAGACAATTGCcactttatattatatatgctACACCCATTAAAATTGATcacttatataattttttttgtatatcaaggaaataaaattaaaggaaaattgtaattttagtacggtatatttttctatttgataatatatgttACCAAAATTTGCTCTTAGTATGCTACATTCAttggtttgtttgtttgttttttttttttaaattttggttatttatcCGACATGACGCTAGTGTAGCGCGGACGTAACACTGATGTAACATTCATGCGTGTAGTGTATTGTTCAATTGTGAAGTGTCGCatcaaattttttgataaaaaagactaaatctatgaaaaagaagaagaaaaaaaatacgtGACTAAGATTCAATCTTGACAACAAAGATGACTAAAactgtaaaaaaaattgaaggaatcaaattataatattttcaagaatttattctccACAAAACATCAACACCaaaagactaaaattgtaaaaaatttaaagatacgAGACTAAATagtaattttgataatataaatgacaaagttgtttaaaaaatatgaatgatGAAAATTACAGTaatttcaagaatttatttCCACAAACAGATAATTTGTTTGATTAAGAACAAAAATGTATCTAAATTGTAAAATtagttaaaaatataaaacttcgAGAAAATTATGGTCAATGGACCAACGGCATGTTTCGTTTTACAAAATTATCCTCCGTATgtacttaaatatatataaagggggctaaataatttttatatatgctatgtttaaattttaaatagtgattaaattaattaaaagtatgtatatgtattacatTAGGAAAGATAGAGAAGCTATACACTTTAAAAAGaagaatattaataatatcatcaaataAGCTTGCATTAAATATGTGCAAATTCAAATTAACAAAAGCATGATTTTGGTAAATAAAACATATCattagaataaataaataatataatatttccCATTCCGTAAAGACAAGGACtcttgttagacggtctcacgaatctttatctgtgataccggtcaaccctaccgatattcataataaaaagtaatattcttatcataaaagtaatattttttcatggatgacccgaataagagatccgtgtcacaaaatacgacccgtgagaccgtctcacacaagtttttgccttccataaaataaatgaaatagaCAGAGAATAACAATGGAAATTTCCAAAATGAGTAATGAAGACATcacatatctatatatataaggaaaaataataattttgacataaaaatatttttcatttgacCGATCGGGTTAGAGATTCGTCTAATAAAATGACATGTGAGATAATCtaataagagtttttgtgttccGAAATTTATTCCAGAGTTTTAATCTTATAAATAATAGAATATTAattttagtaaaatcaatttattgTTTCTCACTGATTTTCACATTatcattcaaatatttaattactatGTCGTGTTCGTGAGACCTAATTTTATAAGTTTTACTACTAAAATATGGTAGTAAAATcaacacacaccaccaccaccttCCTAAAAAGATTTTGAGTATGTTGAGAACagctcacacacacacacacacacctcaCTCACTCTCTCCACCCAATAAAATCATCCCTCTCCCTTTCTCTTTTGCTCATTTACTCCGTCTCCTTGTCTCCTCTCTCGCTCTAATTTCATACACACAACACAGGAATTGCTCACGTAAAAAATAACCTGTTTCCAAAAGAATTGATTCATAACAGCCAAGCAAAagattccttttttttttttgttaaatatttttctgtAATCGTGGGTAAAGTAAATTGATGGGAGGAACCATGATTTCCCATATGAATATTATCGTCACCTTCGTGTTTTTATCCTCACTTCACATGTTTTCCGTCAGTGGGTCGTCGAGAAATCTCCCGATAGTGTCGTTCGATGAAGGGTACTCGCATCTCTTTGGAGATGGCAATCTAATGGTTCTTAAAGATGGAAAATCTGTTCATATCTCTCTGGATGAGAGAACAGGTCCTTTTTCAtcactgttttttttttgtgtgttctAAGCCATGTTTTGTGTATTGATTAGTGGTTTGTGCGCGTAGGGTCTGGATTTGTGTCGCAGGACCTTTACCATCATGGATATTTCAGTGCTTCTATTAAGCTTCCTGCAGATTACACTGCTGGAGTTGTTGTTGCATTTTATGTGAGTATTTTCTGATTATTTATCATCGTTTTGTTTTATTCTATttctattaaaatttattttctgctttatttataaaaacattttgGTATTCCAACATGGCTTGTAACAGTTTCGATCGAGTCCAAATGCCTTGAGCTTTGTTATAAAAAAACACTTGTTCATCATTTAAAAAGACTGGTGACAACCTCTATAATTTCTTATGAAGAAAAGTTGTATCCTTGATTTTATGTCTTGTAATTTATGTTCTCTTTTAATTCTTGGTTAAATTTGATTACGGTGAGGTTGGATTTGTCCAAAAGAAAAAGGCAGTTATCTCAAACTTGTGACTGCACGTCAAATGGTGAATTGTTTCTCACTTTAAAATACAGATGAAAGGCTCTATAGATTCTAGTGATTAAaagttgaattttaattttaaaaaatgtaattaaTGTTTTCTGTAATTTTTGATTAAATTCGATTATACTGAAGTGGGATTtctcaaaaagaaaatattaattgtCTGAAACTTGTGATGATAGATGTCGAATGGTGACTTGTTTGAGAAGAACCATGATGAAATAGACTTTGAGTTCCTGGGGAACATAAGGGGAAAAGATTGGAGAATTCAGACCAATATATATGGAAATGAAAGCACAAGTAAAGGTAGAGAGGAAAGATATGGCCTTTGGTTTGATCCCTCTGAAGAATTCCACCAGTACAGTATCCTTTGGACTGAGAATCTGATAGTGTGGGTGAACGTGGGTGaacaattgttttattttttcccatactacaaaataattttaagctaTTTGTTTCCATGTTTTAACACAATTCTGTTTTCCCTTTGAAAATTTTCTGTCGTTAGGTCTCCGGTCATGGTGCAACCATTTTTTCCAGTTTCTAGAATTACATATGTTTTGCTGGGCATTCTCTGTTCATCTCATCTCATCTCATCTCATCTCATCTCATCTCATCTCATCATATGTTCACTTATAAACTTTCTTTAATCTTGATGTGACTGAAATGACATTGTATTTTCAATTCTTTTGGttattttggaaccatttttgATTCATTGGTTGGATTCATTTTAATGTACATAAATTTCTCAAAATTCTCTGCTGTTTTTGGTTCATTTAACCAATGATTAAGCTCATGAACAAAGTATCTGAAACTTCATTTAAGTAAAGGAATTGTATGATGATCGTCTGAAACTCACAGCTGGTTTCATTGCAACTTTGTCAACTTAAAGAACTACTCGTCTTTTTTGCACATTACCAAGACCTTTTGAAGTACAGATTCTTCAACTGAGACAAATTGTTGTTGTGTCAACTCTTCTCTGTTTTCACTTTAAAAAATTCAACTTTCCTATCTGCATCaattagaagactttgattgctTTATTCACttccattttttcttttttcatgtcAAACAAGAACCATGGGCGATATTGTACACACGAAGCTGGTCCATAAGTATGTATATTTGGTGATACATTAATCCAAATCTTGATGACGCTTTTGTTCGTTTTTGCAGCTTTTATGTCGATAATGTCCCTATCAGAGAGATCAAGAGGACACGGGAAATGGGTGGGGACTTCCCCTCCAAGCCAATGTCTTTGTATGCAACAATATGGGATGGGTCCAGTTGGGCCACAAATGGAGGCAAGTACAAAGTAAGTTACAAGTATGCCCCTTATATTGCTGAGTTCTCTGATTTCGTCCTCCTTGGTTGTGCCGTTGATCCACTCCAACTGTCCAAATGTGATGCTGCTCCGGAGCACAAAATGATCCCTACCGGTCTCCCGCGGCACCAGAGAGTTAAAATGCAGAACTTCAGGAAAAAGTACATCCAATACTCGTATTGCTACGACCGGTCACGATACAAACTCCCTCTCTCCGAGTGTCCAATTGAGCCCAAGGAGGCTGAGCAGCTCAGGGGCTTCGACCCCGTGACTTTCGGAGGAGCCCATCACCACCGTAGCAAACGGCACCAGCCAGCCCGATCGAACAAGTTCAAGGCATCATCCATATAATGATGATAACAAGGCCGTGTTTTCTACATCCTCACATGGCATTACTGTCGTCATTTCACTTCAATGTTTTACTTTTGCCTGTGAATAGAGGAAAGAAGAGAAAACATAGATTTCTTGTGGGTCATAGAATTGATATATAGGCCATTGATGATGGGGTATGTATATATTCCATACGGTGCCTTTAGATTAAGGTTCTCATCTTCGGCTTCTTGTATTCAGTTCGCTCATGTACTTTGACATTTGACAGAACCTTGTTACTTCAATAAATATATGGAGAATTATTCTCTCTGTATTACAAAATTGGGTTTagttttctttgaaattttatgtaGATTGAATTTGTCTATTTGTTGTATTTGATTTCGGTTAGTTCATTTTCAAaccaaataataaaatcattggAATTCGATGGGAACAAATTATGTGTATATATGTTCCGGTTCAACTAATCTTATTGGTTTGACTGTTTCTGTTTTCACACAATATAGATATtacttaatattttttagtttaatCGGTTCAGTCCGTTTGAAAGATGATTCGATCGGTTCAGTTTGGATCCTAGGCTTTAGGCTTAATCCTTATAGTGTGCAGGCCATGATTTAATCAATGATAGATTTTGTGTACATGGTTAAATTGTCTACATATTGGATGTTTTGGCATGCAAACTTTTACCATTGACTctcttttatataattataatatttcatgttttttttaccaATCCGACATTTCAAAAGTTCACTTATCAATCAATGCACATCATCTGACATATCTATTTATCCAATAATGTTTCATAGTAAGACAATGATATGCGCATACTTTTATCTATCATGTATCAACTTTTCATAAACCATTTACTCTCATAT comes from Primulina huaijiensis isolate GDHJ02 chromosome 5, ASM1229523v2, whole genome shotgun sequence and encodes:
- the LOC140976673 gene encoding probable xyloglucan endotransglucosylase/hydrolase protein 28; translated protein: MGGTMISHMNIIVTFVFLSSLHMFSVSGSSRNLPIVSFDEGYSHLFGDGNLMVLKDGKSVHISLDERTGSGFVSQDLYHHGYFSASIKLPADYTAGVVVAFYMSNGDLFEKNHDEIDFEFLGNIRGKDWRIQTNIYGNESTSKGREERYGLWFDPSEEFHQYSILWTENLIVFYVDNVPIREIKRTREMGGDFPSKPMSLYATIWDGSSWATNGGKYKVSYKYAPYIAEFSDFVLLGCAVDPLQLSKCDAAPEHKMIPTGLPRHQRVKMQNFRKKYIQYSYCYDRSRYKLPLSECPIEPKEAEQLRGFDPVTFGGAHHHRSKRHQPARSNKFKASSI